TTTTTTTCATTAACTTCAGCATATGACCATTTTGGATGAACCGATTTGAATCCAATAGTTCCACCAGCTGCTTTCATGTCTTTGAACAAATCGATATGATAATTGAGATCAGTTTCAATATATTGATCTGCTGATGTCACTAGAAATGGTTCATCAAGATTGTATTTGTCAATTCCCATCAAAACTGCACAGGGCATTCCCATCGTGTTTCCATTTAAATTGATAATGTTAATCTCTGAGTTTGTATGTAATGATATAACTTTATCAATGTAATTCTCTTGTATATATGTATCCGTTGAAATTATAAAATATCTTTTTGGCTCATTATATTGTTCTATATGTGTTAGAGACCAGGATAATATCGATCTATCTTGTATATGATCTAAAATATCAACTCTATTATTCGAGTTTAAATTTTTATTTTCTTTTTTTAGTCCATATATTGGAATGATTATATTTAACATTATTTTTTTTCTAAGTTCATAATAAATTTTTTAATATTATTATATGTAACTTCATTTGTTGACTCTACTTCTAGTACATTAGTCCCTGCTGCCTTTGCTGCTTCAATGCCATTTTTATTATCTTCAACAACAACAACTTCTTTTGCATTTAAATTAAGTTTTCCAAGGGCTTTTATGTAAATCTCAGGACTAGGCTTAGGGTCATTTACATCTTCATTCGATAAGCTAAATTCTAAGTATTCAGATAATGAAGCTAATTCCATCATAGTATTAATTGTTTTGATTACACTATTTGAGGCTAAAGCTAATTTGTAACCATCTAATTTCAACATAGAAAGGGCATATTGATGAATGAATCTTGGCTTACATCTTACAGCTGTTATCTCCATGGTAAATGCTTGCTTTAGTTCATTAATGAATTCATGTAAATGAATTGGAATTCTTCCACTTTTAGATAACAAATCTAATTTACTTCTAGTTGGTAACCCATCAAAAGATGAAAGATGCTCCGATCTTTCAATTTTTTCACCAAATATTTCTAGAGCTTGATTAAGAGCATCGTAATGCCATTCTTTAGCATCAATTAGAACACCATCCATATCAAATATAATTGCTTTTATATTTTTACTCATGATTAAAGAATAAAAAAGCTTCTTTTGGCTTGTCTGTACATAATAGTACCTTATCCGAACTTACTTTTCTGCTCTGAATCCATTTTTTAAGCATTACCCAGAATTCTATTTCAGACCGACTATGTAGTTCGGGTGATACAAAACAAAAAATATATTTAGAATTTAGAAAAGTGTCTAAGTAATTAAATTCAGGATAATTTCCATAAAAGGAATCTATCCAGAAACCTTTAGATTCATTTATAAATAATGGATATTTTTCTATATCACTTATTCTTGTAATAAAATTAATACAAGAATCTTCTGCATATTTCTTTGTTTCAGGTATAGACATGTCAAATAAATAATAATTAGAAATACCATATGAATTTAAATTATTTTTTATAATTTTTATGATTCCATCGCTTTTTATATTGAGAAATAATGGTAAGTTTTTCTTTGAATTTCTATATAATTTAAGAAATTCTTTTAGATATAAAACATCCGTATCAATTTGAATATCATGAGATATTATAATTTCTCCATTTTTATCTCTCAAGTCAGTTTCTATACCATAGTTATTTATTAGTGATCTACTAAATGCTACCATAGTATTTTTTTCATTATCTTTTTGCCAGTAGCCTCTATGGCTAATTATTTGTATTGTATTCATTACTAATTAATTTTATTCATACTGTTTATAGATAATATTTAATATATTGTTAGAGATTTTATTTAAAGATTTATCTTTATTGATGAAATATTTTTTATTTAGACAGTAACTGAGTAAAAGTTTTAATGTAATTATTGATTGCGAAATTATTTTTACATTTGAAATTTGATCATCTTCTCTCCATGTAATAGGAATAAATCTTATCGATCTTTTTCTATATGAATGAGAAATTATCCCACAATAATCAAAGGTGAGATCATTTGGAAACTTTTGATAATCCCTATCATGAAATGCATCTAATTTATAAATATTTATTCCAGCACCTAAGTCTAATATTTTTTTGCCTAATATCACACTAAAAATAAGATTATATACTTTATTCCCAAACGTTCTAAACCAAGAGTAGTTTTTAAGTTTAGATTTAGGGTGAAATCTAGCTCCTAAAGTACAATCATATTCTTTAATTGATTGGTCATTAATGTATGGGATCATATCCATTACATCCCCTTGATCATCACCGTGCAATATCATAATGAAGTCATAATTCTTTTCAATTGCATAATTAAACCCTATTTTTAACGTTCCTCCATAACCTACATTATTTGCATTGGTGCATACAAAACCATTTAGGTGTTGATTTTGTTTGAAAGCATTGATAGCTGAATTAATTGTTTTATCTTTACTTTTATTCTCAATTATCATTATTTCCTCGAAGAGAGGACTAATAGTTGGATTGAATTGATTTATAACTCTACCAATTTGATGCTCGCAATTATATGCTGGAATTAAGACTAATATTCTCAATTTTACTTCCTGCCTGTGAAATATTTTTCAATTATACCATAAGTTATTATATAGTTTGCTAATAAACTAAATGGAGATATAATTAATTTAATTATTGAGAGAATTAAATCTTTTGTTATTAATTGATTTAATATGAGTGTCAAACTTGGAAGTAAATTAGCTTCCAGTATTAATAAAATAAATGAGATTATATTAATTACTATTATTTTCGCTAAAGTCTGAATAAGCAATTTCCTTTTGAAATGTAATTTTTCATGATCAAATATATAATACCAAGAGATAATATATACAAAAATTAGAGCTGAAATATCACCTATAATATTGCTGCTGTAAGCTTTAAGTTCTAATATACTTTGACAAATATAGAAAATGATAACAGAAGACAATAATCCAAAACCTGAAATAATCGAATATTTTATAAATTTGATTTCATGATTCATTTTTATATATCTTATTTATTAAATAGATAAATTATATATTCTATTTAGCTTAATATTAAACTTTCTTTTTTATGAAATATTGATATTTCTAAATATTTATTTTTCCAATATCTAAGTATTCTAGATAATTAAAGCAACAGTATCTGCAAATCCATTACTCGTTAGATAATTAGTCATCTGATCTAAATTCTGATAATTAGCGTATTGGATATTGCCATCAGCATGCATAACGGCTCTTAAGTAGGCAGTATTGTCTACCTTGCTCCAATACAATTCTTGAAATCCATCCCCATCAAAATCTCCAACAGTTTTAAGTATTAGATTATCAAGTTTTAGATCATTGAAAAAAGTTTTAGAGCTATCAAAATCACTATCTTTTTGCACAGTACCATTAGCAACTAAAGGATCTTCGTAGATGCCAACAATTCTTGTAGAACCACCTTCGCCGTAGTTCGAAAAATCGAAATCTCCTGTCACAGGATCAATAGATGCAGTGACCCAGCGGCCACTTTCGTGGTTTGTATAGATGGCTTCTTTATTCCCATCATTATTAACATCTAAGGTGCCTTGATATTTATAACTATTATTGACTTTTAATGGGACACTGCCAATAAATCCATGAGGATTTCCATCATAA
The sequence above is drawn from the Prochlorococcus marinus str. MIT 1013 genome and encodes:
- a CDS encoding HAD family hydrolase, which encodes MSKNIKAIIFDMDGVLIDAKEWHYDALNQALEIFGEKIERSEHLSSFDGLPTRSKLDLLSKSGRIPIHLHEFINELKQAFTMEITAVRCKPRFIHQYALSMLKLDGYKLALASNSVIKTINTMMELASLSEYLEFSLSNEDVNDPKPSPEIYIKALGKLNLNAKEVVVVEDNKNGIEAAKAAGTNVLEVESTNEVTYNNIKKFIMNLEKK
- a CDS encoding glycosyltransferase family 2 protein, whose protein sequence is MRILVLIPAYNCEHQIGRVINQFNPTISPLFEEIMIIENKSKDKTINSAINAFKQNQHLNGFVCTNANNVGYGGTLKIGFNYAIEKNYDFIMILHGDDQGDVMDMIPYINDQSIKEYDCTLGARFHPKSKLKNYSWFRTFGNKVYNLIFSVILGKKILDLGAGINIYKLDAFHDRDYQKFPNDLTFDYCGIISHSYRKRSIRFIPITWREDDQISNVKIISQSIITLKLLLSYCLNKKYFINKDKSLNKISNNILNIIYKQYE
- a CDS encoding GtrA family protein; translation: MNHEIKFIKYSIISGFGLLSSVIIFYICQSILELKAYSSNIIGDISALIFVYIISWYYIFDHEKLHFKRKLLIQTLAKIIVINIISFILLILEANLLPSLTLILNQLITKDLILSIIKLIISPFSLLANYIITYGIIEKYFTGRK